From the Scophthalmus maximus strain ysfricsl-2021 chromosome 11, ASM2237912v1, whole genome shotgun sequence genome, one window contains:
- the LOC118299724 gene encoding protein KIAA0100 isoform X2, giving the protein MSLLLTSVLLVLLLGLVLSCVVFRWLMCTLAVRFFQAALNADLKIRSVGLFSVQGVSIQFQPQHTLEIDRIWISSKLLNQDLPRYLALCVGETRVRFDLQAPLSPLVKKSHGKKSGKISVSPTTLRFLSQLLSFHVSSINVMVLNIALSESLWHMTITGITLLLDHQSKRLAWDFSVGQLSSKVLKSSQLDICLAEVALSLLLSGDVSLPDMKPGCLSLRVRTLIAELHEGLFLSQLLPPPSPSRSVHDASESENTESIQTEAVERFHQLIPHTVNVECENTNVTLSMHSQKRHLNWTLKSLKVSYGRDDEQLPLKSFTPELSFPQSSLELLLEDGLLLSQSRQRILCVNTLKTALHVTSMDISGSFTVNTCIIHYRHQEFSHWLNLFPWEQLIHRKAAHKKSLLDYLPTLLFLRRLPHLDAPVMITSSVSNVNVSVQLGDTTPFALGFLSASAELQHLLDIKVVKESLESQNVHQRASLSLDNFWWRVGQGSHIQQAPHPPGKHVWGEALILDSLSLQGSFNRPHMESGNQPPSLSVESSLKGLQVELSETCALCLSRLLALICFPGDQRPQLPDVAAVTPSTDEAVQHIPSSQLHLLFKLECHLEDVNVFTLSNLAGAVSLRMDTVRVLSSAESSTVSIQGVSLSVVKTVAENMETCCPASQTLNPVLKLTAVTFCYHLTTHTLQIESEEEVTLEWTPPDHMVIYQHVTEAEACSRMLCGEERVDGPVKSTQSEAASGQSRGLCLRVELGCTRLTAHVSEQNYILLHTEGLSVSKHAGSMHIRSPSLNFNFDGYNIVSFKGLDLETHAELTERQLHRNNFPFLITPHNRVWVLTCPSLSVEFPYQYNFSNTFDQAISVQKWLKTLHRSPSGASAVQQLPPDLVFKISQFSFVFLDDVFEIKLRDNYELMKDESKESAKRLQLLDKKVADLRKQHGELLPARKIEELYSSLEKKHIEIYIQRSRRLYANTPMRKSLLTWTVSDLELVALADECLHGPDRVREQLRDIDGPSPFPREGLPLVVQWCRALKFKLAAFLVRIRDYPRYLFEIRDWELSGRLIGTEHDGQARAHRKEVVPLGAPWGDVTVHRNMPPLKFYYDFKSNISLYTIVWGPCWDPAWTLIGQSVDLLTKPTVDPSPPLAWWDKSRLLLHGRWVMDIDQANLHQLATEDPYNTTENLHWEWNKLNFDWNPGQFVFKGDLDVNVRTASKYDDICFLRLPNLCMTLDLQWLCHGNPHDHHAVMLCCTDNVADVTSGQPHDSYRAFRSENLNPSITMDLNQHCGTEPCEPRILLYSSTLRWMQNFWATWTGVSRPICRGKLFHSLRPIRKKLGQHYKQMSYTAAFPQLQVHYWASFAQQRGIQVECNKGHVFTRGAQRLIPQAGTVMRRLISEWNVTQMVSELSQVTVHLMASTWDETADHQINAQVKKTHLLSLSSLSYQRQSNRIEEEVNLKDETNASYTHKLRLVDLRASWTTTNRNIAFGLYDGYKKASVLKRNLSTEALKGLRIDTQLHTKKLKRSTSNYSNSTTPTTPIAPTINRAEKSQNEGTSMLQKLIEETDKFVVFSEEDSGVSDQLCGIAACQTDDVYNRNWFIELVNCQMMLRGTETAGCVLVSAAKAQLLQCEHHPAWYNDTLKQKTTWTCLLDGMQYFATMEPNPSEHEDRQLWLEVKNIEEHRQRNLDSVLELMESGQAVGGMVSTTTDWNLPAQVNETQQVQRIISRCSCRMHYISYSHDINPELATQIKPPELRNNHEKEDLLKKQAGAVDTFTLIHHDLEISTNPVQYAMILDIVNNLLLHVEPRRKEHSEKKQRVRFQLEISSNPEEQRSSILHLQEAVRQHLAQIRRLEKQIYSNIRAQAEELSGDELMEINTRLQNQLNQEKNDMQMKSEELNILIRCFKDFQLQRANKLELRKPPEDVSVVRRTEIYFAQARWCLTEEDGQLGIAELELQRFMYSKLNKSDDTAEHLLELGWFTMNNLLPNAVYKVVLRPQSTCQSGRQFALRIFSKVRPPVGGISVKEHFEVNVVPLTIQLMYQFFKRMMGFFFPGRNVEEEEVTDEEDKFRLVTTGIPVKPRQSSEDTMGAMGPSKGVAQGLNRTAGVRRSFRKPPEHPVDDIDKMKERAAMNNSFIYIKIPQVPLCVSYKGEKSSVDWKDLNLVLPCLEYHNNTWTWLDFAMAVKRDSRKALVAQMIKEKLRLKPATGSDLRGGKASEGKSDNSLQQQEEDEKARLLIGLSTADKSSSKKSIFSRRK; this is encoded by the exons ATGTCTCTCCTGCTGACGTCCGtcctcctggtgctgctgctcgggCTCGTGTTGTCATGTGTCGTCTTCAG GTGGCTCATGTGCACCCTGGCCGTGAGATTCTTCCAGGCGGCACTGAACGCGGATCTAAAGATCCGATCAGTCGGGCTGTTTTCTGTCCAAGGAGTCAGTATCCAGTTTCAGCCCCAGCACACTCTG GAAATTGACAGAATATGGATTTCTAGTAAACTTCTAAACCAGGATTTGCC gAGATACCTGGCGTTGTGTGTCGGGGAAACCAGAGTTAGGTTTGACTTGCAAGCACCACTGAGCCCTCTGGTGAAGAAGAGCCatggaaaaaaatcagggaAGATTTCAGTCAGCCCCACGACTCTGCGCTTTTTGTCACAA CTGCTGTCGTTCCACGTCAGCTCGATCAATGTGATGGTACTGAACATCGCACTGTCAGAGTCTCTATGGCACATGACTATAACAGGAATCACCTTGTTACTTGACCACCAGAGTAAACG GTTAGCGTGGGACTTCTCGGTCGGCCAGCTAAGCAGCAAAGTGCTTAAAAGCAGTCAGTTG GACATATGTTTGGCTGAGGTGGCCCTGAGCCTGCTGCTGTCCGGAGATGTGAGCCTTCCGGACATGAAGCCAGGTTGTCTGTCCCTGAGAGTGAGGACACTGATCGCAGAGCTGCATGAGGGACTGTTCCTCAGCCAACTCCTGCCTCCCCCATCTCCCTCAAGGAGTGTCCACGATGCATCTG AGAGTGAAAATACTGAGTCCATCCAGACTGAGGCTGTGGAACGGTTTCATCAGTTGATTCCACACACTGTCAATGTGgaatgtgaaaatacaaatgtaacCCTGTCAATGCACAGCCAGAAAAG GCACCTGAACTGGACGCTGAAGTCTTTGAAGGTCTCCTATGGACGTGATGATGAGCAGCTTCCTCTTAAAAGCTTCACTCCGGAGCTGAGCTTTCCCCAGAGTAGCCTGGAGCTCCTTCTCGAGG ATGGACTTCTCCTCTCTCAGAGTAGGCAAAGAATCCTTTGTGTGAACACTCTGAAGACAGCTCTGCAT GTTACATCGATGGACATCTCAGGGTCATTCACAGTCAACACTTGCATCATCCACTACCGTCACCAGGAGTTCTCCCATTGGCTTAATCTATTTCCATGGGAACAGCTAATCCACAGGAAAGCAGCACATAAAAAAAG TCTATTAGATTATTTGCCCACCCTCCTTTTCCTCAGGCGCCTCCCTCACCTGGATGCCCCAGTGATGATCACTTCCTCTGTGTCCAATGTCAACGTGTCTGTTCAGTTGGGAGACACGACGCCTTTTGCTCTCGGCTTCCTGTCTGCCAGTGCAG AACTGCAGCATCTTCTTGACATTAAAGTTGTCAAAGAGAGTTTGGAGTCCCAGAATGTCCACCAGCGTGCGTCCCTGTCCCTGGACAACTTCTGGTGGAGAGTGGGTCAAGGGTCTCATATCCAACAAGCACCCCACCCTCCTGGTAAACACGTGTGGGGAGAAGCCCTCATTTTAGACTCACTCAGTCTTCAG GGGAGTTTCAACCGACCCCACATGGAGTCAGGTAACCAGCCTCCGAGTCTGAGCGTGGAGTCCAGTCTGAAAGGGCTTCAAGTGGAGCTCTCAGAGACCTGTGCACTGTGTCTGTCTCGCCTGCTCGCCCTCATTTGTTTCCCTGGTGATCAGAGGCCACAGCTGCCAGATGTGGCCGCAGTGACTCCCTCTACTGACGAAGCTGTCCAACACATCCCCTCCTCACAGCTACACTTGCTTTTTAAACTGGAATGCCATCTGGAGGATGTAAATGTGTTCACACTCTCTAATCTGGCAG GAGCTGTGTCTTTGCGGATGGACACTGTAAGAGTCTTGAGCTCTGCAGAGAGCTCCACTGTGTCTATACAGGGTGTGAGCTTGTCTGTGGTCAAAACAGTTGCAgagaacatggaaacatgttgcCCTGCCTCTCAAACCCTGAACCCTGTGCTCAAACTCACTGCGGTTACCTTTTGTTACCACCTCACCACCCACACCTTACAG ATTGAAAGTGAAGAAGAGGTGACTCTTGAGTGGACGCCACCTGACCACATGGTCATATATCAGCACGTGACTGAAGCTGAGGCCTGTAGTCGTATGCTCTGTGGAGAGGAAAGAGTGGACGGTCCAGTCAAATCTACACAAAGCGAAGCTGCGTCAGGTCAAAGTAGAGGACTGTGTCTGCGCGTTGAGCTGGGCTGTACTCGTTTAACTGCCCACGTTAGCGAGCAGAACTACATTCTCCTGCATACCGAGGGCCTCTCGGTCTCCAAGCACGCTGGCTCCATGCACATCCGCTCCCCTTCGCTGAACTTCAACTTTGACGGTTACAACATTGTCTCCTTTAAAGGTCTAGACTTGGAGACACACGCAGAGCTGACTGAGAGgcagctgcacagaaacaatTTCCCCTTCCTCATCACTCCTCACAACCGTGTCTGGGTTCTCACgtgtccttctctgtctgtcgAGTTCCCCTACCAGTACAACTTCTCAAACACCTTCGACCAGGCCATCAGTGTGCAAAAGTGGTTGAAGACTCTCCATCGCTCCCCAAGCGGGGCATCTGCCGTCCAACAACTGCCTCCTGACCTGGTGTTCAAAATCAGCCAGTTCTCGTTCGTCTTCCTGGATGACGTCTTTGAAATCAAGCTGCGAGACAACTATGAGCTGATGAAGGACGAGAGTAAGGAAAGTGCGAAGCGTCTGCAGCTTCTGGATAAGAAGGTGGCAGATCTGCGCAAGCAGCATGGAGAGCTCCTGCCTGCCAGAAAGATTGAAGAGCTGTATAgttcactggagaaaaagcACATAGAGATCTACATCCAGCGCTCACGCCGCCTCTATGCAAACACACCGATGAGGAAGTCTCTGCTGACGTGGACCGTGTCCGACTTGGAGCTGGTAGCACTGGCTGATGAGTGTCTACATGGGCCTGACAGGGTGCGAGAGCAACTGAGGGACATTGACGGCCCAAGTCCCTTCCCCAGGGAAGGACTCCctctggtggtccagtggtgcCGTGCACTCAAATTCAAACTGGCTGCATTTTTAG TGAGGATTCGGGACTATCCTCGCTACCTGTTTGAGATCCGGGACTGGGAGCTGTCGGGGCGACTGATTGGGACAGAGCACGACGGGCAGGCAAGAGCTCATCGCAAAGAGGTTGTTCCACTCGGTGCACCATGGGGAGATGTAACAGTCCACAGGAATATGCCACCCCTGAAGTTCTACTATGATTTCAAAT CAAACATCTCTCTCTACACGATTGTGTGGGGGCCTTGTTGGGACCCTGCCTGGACTTTGATCGGGCAGTCAGTTGACCTCCTGACCAAACCCACAGTTGATCCCTCACCTCCCCTGGCATGGTGGGACAAGAGTCGTCTCCTGCTACACGGACGCTGGGTCATGGACATTGATCAGGCCAATCTTCATCAACTAGCTACAGAG GACCCTTATAACACCACAGAAAACTTGCACTGGGAATGGAATAAGCTGAACTTTGACTGGAACCCAGGACAGTTTGTTTTCAAAGGAGACCTGGATGTTAATGTCAGGACAGCGTCCAA GTATGATGATATCTGTTTTCTGCGTCTGCCCAACCTGTGTATGACACTTGACCTCCAATGGCTGTGTCATGGCAACCCCCATGACCACCACGCTGTAATGCTCTGCTGTACCGATAATGTTGCAGACGTAACCTCAGGACAACCTCATGACTCCTACAGAGCTTTTCGCTCTGAGAACCTCAACCCCTCCATCACCATGGACCTTAACCAGCACTGTGGCACAG AGCCCTGTGAGCCCAGAATCCTGCTGTACAGCAGCACTCTGCGCTGGATGCAGAACTTCTGGGCTACCTGGACGGGTGTATCACGACCAATCTGCAGAGGCAAGCTCTTCCACAGCCTCCGGCCGATCCGCAAGAAGCTGGGTCAGCACTACAAACAGATGTCCTACACAGCTGCCTTCCCACAACTACAA GTGCATTACTGGGCCTCCTTTGCTCAGCAGAGAGGTATCCAGGTGGAGTGCAACAAAGGCCACGTCTTCACTCGAGGGGCACAGAGACTTATTCCTCAAG ctgGCACTGTGATGAGGAGGCTGATCTCTGAATGGAATGTGACTCAGATGGTCAGTGAGCTCTCACAGGTGACCGTTCACCTGATGGCCTCCACCTGGGATGAGACTGCTGACCACCAGATCAACGCTCAGGTGAAGAAGACTCACCTGCTCAGCCTCTCCTCCCTGAGCTACCAGCGACAGAGCAACCGCATTGAGGAG GAGGTGAACCTGAAGGATGAGACTAATGCCTCTTACACTCACAAACTGCGCCTGGTCGACCTCCGTGCTTCGTGGACGACCACTAACAGGAACATAGCCTTTGGGTTGTACGACGGTTACAAAAAGGCATCTGTACTGAAGAGAAATCTCTCCACTGAAGCTTTGAAAGGTCTGAGGATCGACACGCAGCTGCATACCAAGAAACTCAAACGGTCTACTTCCAACTACTCTAACAGCACAACGCCCACAACCCCCATTGCTCCCACCATCAATCGAgctgaaaaaagtcaaaatgaag GAACATCAATGCTCCAGAAACTGATTGAGGAAACGGACAAGTTTGTGGTGTTTTCAGAAGAGGACTCTGGTGTCAGCGACCAGCTGTGTGGCATCGCAGCCTGTCAGACCGATGACGTCTATAACCGTAACTGGTTTATCGAGTTGGTCAACTGTCAG ATGATGTTGCGAGGCACAGAGACAGCAGGCTGTGTGTTGGTGTCTGCAGCAAAGGCTCAGCTTCTGCAGTGTGAGCACCACCCTGCCTGGTACAACGACACCCTGAAGCAGAAGACCACTTGGACCTGTCTGCTGGATGGTATGCAGTACTTTGCCACCATGGAGCCCAACCCCTCTGAGCATGAGGACAGGCAGCTGTGGCTGGAG GTGAAAAATATAGAGGAGCACAGGCAGCGTAACCTAGACTCAGTGCTGGAGCTGATGGAGAGTGGCCAAGCAGTGGGAGGAATGGTTAGCACCACTACAG ATTGGAACCTGCCAGCTCAAGTGAATGAGACTCAGCAGGTTCAGCGAATCATCTCGCGTTGTAGCTGCCGGATGCACTACATCAGCTACAGTCATGACATCAACCCAGAGCTGGCCACACAGATCAAACCACCAGAGCTGAGGAATAACCACGAGAAAGAGGACCTGCTGAAAAAACAGGCTG GGGCTGTGGACACCTTCACCCTCATTCACCATGACCTTGAGATATCCACCAACCCTGTTCAGTACGCCATGATCCTGGACATTGTCAACAACCTGTTGTTACACGTGGAGCCCAGACGCAAA GAGCACAGTGAGAAAAAACAGCGAGTGCGTTTCCAGCTGGAAATTTCAAGTAACCCAGAAGAGCAGCGCAGCAGCATCCTGCATCTCCAGGAGGCAGTGAGGCAACATCTTGCTCAGATTAGACGCCTTGAGAAGCAGATCTACTCCAACATCAGG GCACAGGCTGAGGAACTGAGCGGTGACGAACTGATGGAGATCAACACAAGACTTCAGAACCAGCTCAATCAGGAGAAGAACGACATGCAGATGAAGAGTGAAGAGCTCAACATTCTCATCAG GTGTTTTAAGGACTTCCAGTTGCAACGTGCGAACAAACTGGAGCTGCGTAAGCCCCCAGAGGATGTGAGTGTGGTGAGGAGAACCGAGATCTACTTTGCCCAAGCCCGCTGGTGTTTGACTGAAGAGGACGGCCAGCTTGGTATCGCtgagctggagctgcagagatTCATGTACAGCAAG CTGAACAAGTCCGATGACACAGCCGAGCATCTGTTGGAGCTCGGCTGGTTCACAATGAACAACCTGCTGCCCAATGCAGTGTACAAG GTGGTCCTTCGTCCTCAGAGCACCTGTCAGTCAGGACGCCAGTTTGCTTTGCGTATTTTCAGTAAAGTGCGCCCCCCTGTGGGAGGAATCTCAGTGAAGGAACATTTTGAG GTGAATGTGGTGCCTCTCACCATCCAGCTGATGTACCAGTTCTTCAAAAGAATGATGGGATTTTTCTTCCCGGGAAGAaatgttgaggaggaggaggtcactGATGAGGAGGACAAATTCAGATTGGTTACTACTG GTATCCCTGTCAAGCCTCGGCAGTCGTCAGAGGACACCATGGGTGCGATGGGCCCCAGCAAAGGAGTCGCCCAGGGCCTGAACCGCACTGCCGGGGTCAGGAGGTCGTTCAGGAAACCTCCAGAG CATCCTGTTGATGACATTGACAAAATGAAGGAGCGAGCAGCCATGAACAACTCCTTCATCTACATCAAGATTCCCCAAGTGCCCCTCTGTGTCAGTTACAAG GGTGAAAAGAGTAGTGTGGACTGGAAGGACCTGAACCTGGTTCTGCCTTGTCTGGAGTACCACAACAACACGTGGACCTGGCTCGACTTTGCCATGGCTGTGAAAAGGGACAGTCGGAAAGCTCTCGTAGCACAG ATGATAAAAGAGAAGCTGCGTCTGAAGCCGGCTACAGGCTCCGACCTGCGTGGCGGGAAGGCGTCCGAGGGGAAGTCGGACaacagcctgcagcagcaggaggaggacgagaaggcTCGGCTCCTCATTGGCCTCAGCACTGCGGACAAGAGCTCCAGCAAGAAGAGCATCTTCAGTCGACGCAAGTGA